Proteins encoded within one genomic window of Methanosarcina barkeri str. Wiesmoor:
- a CDS encoding MBL fold metallo-hydrolase, protein MEQFSFIACMPDIPGALHRAAEIITRYEGNINRIQYDRRIDLHTVFFEVTALPQAYEKIREELEKIGYLQTSLQPVAFVKFHVYLPNCPGALFDLLNYITSSKSSITFLDFDDRGQHPERLVVGLHIEDPNMIDALLNQLKSRYRLDILEYDTTGEKLDDTVFYLRLAQKLRSFIGSAEDDFLMRFLQDINHITQELSNLQKDPIEVFENILKVGDYLNRTSGDNFYADVQRVRIKDDIELFCFQPPCGGNIYLFDTSSERVMIDTGYGIYFQDIVNMLQYYGLGDLSRLKRIYITHADADHCGAAGCFPAPSYLNRETFLITRETSRAYGSSNQDCILEEVYTKIINLFSRFTPPSNTVLFPEVSLSDKIIEKRGVFPIIARFRIGDLKFEVLEGMGGHMHGEVFYFCPEEGLLFPEDAVINFKSLSPDRTAYNVLADYLMTSVNVDSKLAREERQSLLSLISEIDEQLARKNKKCLICCGHGSMSLLDNGKLIEYKGSERYVAGQKCISQENL, encoded by the coding sequence ATGGAACAATTCTCTTTTATTGCCTGCATGCCTGATATACCCGGGGCATTGCACAGGGCAGCCGAAATTATCACACGGTACGAGGGAAATATTAACAGGATACAGTATGATCGCAGGATAGATTTACATACTGTTTTCTTTGAAGTGACTGCTCTTCCGCAGGCTTATGAAAAGATTCGTGAAGAACTGGAAAAAATAGGCTATCTCCAGACTTCCCTTCAGCCTGTAGCTTTCGTGAAGTTCCATGTCTATCTCCCGAACTGCCCTGGCGCTTTATTTGACCTCCTGAACTATATCACTTCATCGAAATCAAGCATTACTTTTCTTGATTTTGATGATCGGGGACAGCATCCTGAAAGGCTTGTTGTAGGTCTTCACATTGAGGACCCTAATATGATAGATGCTCTTCTGAACCAGCTCAAGTCCAGATACAGGCTAGATATTTTAGAGTATGATACAACCGGGGAGAAACTTGATGATACGGTATTTTATCTCAGGCTGGCCCAGAAGCTCAGGTCGTTTATCGGGAGTGCTGAAGATGATTTTTTGATGAGGTTTCTGCAGGACATTAATCATATTACCCAGGAACTCTCAAACCTTCAGAAAGATCCGATTGAGGTTTTTGAGAACATTCTGAAAGTTGGGGATTACCTTAATCGGACGTCAGGAGACAATTTTTATGCCGATGTACAGAGGGTCAGGATAAAGGACGATATCGAACTTTTCTGTTTTCAACCTCCATGCGGGGGAAATATCTATCTTTTTGATACCTCTTCTGAAAGGGTCATGATCGACACAGGGTATGGTATTTATTTCCAGGACATCGTGAACATGCTCCAGTACTACGGGCTTGGAGATCTGAGCCGGCTTAAAAGGATTTATATTACTCATGCTGATGCCGACCATTGTGGGGCTGCTGGTTGTTTTCCGGCACCCTCCTATCTTAATCGCGAGACTTTTCTGATTACGCGGGAAACCAGCAGAGCCTATGGATCAAGCAACCAGGATTGTATTTTAGAAGAGGTTTACACGAAGATAATTAACCTTTTTTCCAGATTTACTCCCCCTTCAAATACGGTTCTCTTTCCCGAAGTCTCCCTCTCGGACAAAATAATCGAAAAACGGGGCGTATTCCCTATTATCGCTCGATTCCGGATCGGCGACCTGAAGTTCGAAGTTCTTGAAGGAATGGGAGGGCATATGCATGGAGAAGTTTTCTACTTCTGCCCTGAAGAGGGGCTGCTCTTTCCTGAAGATGCGGTGATCAATTTCAAAAGCTTGAGCCCTGATAGAACTGCATATAATGTTCTGGCTGATTATCTTATGACATCGGTGAACGTTGACAGCAAACTTGCGCGAGAAGAAAGGCAGTCCCTTCTTTCCCTAATTTCCGAGATTGATGAACAGCTCGCCAGGAAAAACAAAAAATGCCTTATCTGCTGTGGTCACGGTTCAATGTCCTTATTGGATAATGGAAAACTTATCGAGTACAAAGGTTCGGAGAGATATGTTGCAGGGCAAAAATGTATCTCTCAAGAAAATTTATAA
- a CDS encoding proteasome-activating nucleotidase yields the protein MSEDSSIGSSLEDIKTRVEFQLESGKINAEDVKSLLTEIEIMRVQNENMKARLLEASVATGRHLQEINKLKAHLEQLTEPPLFIATILEVNGEIALIRQHGNNQEVLTQIPEECIGKIEPGMRVAVNGAYSIISVVSRAADVRAQVMELINSPGVDYSMIGGLDDVLQEVRESVELPLTEPQLFEEIGIEPPSGVLLHGAPGTGKTLIAKAIASHAKATFIRMSGSDLVQKFVGEGSRLVKDIFQLARDKSPSILFIDEIDAVGSMRTYDGTSGSAEVNRTMLQLLAEMDGFDPKGNVKIVAATNRIDLLDPALLRPGRFDRSIEVPLPDEKGRAEILKIHTRKMNLADDVDFEKLARVMTGMSGAEISVIVKEAGIFVLRRRGKQITMADFLKAHEKVVSTEEPKIPQAMFV from the coding sequence GTGTCAGAAGACAGTTCAATAGGATCTTCTCTGGAAGATATCAAAACAAGGGTAGAGTTCCAGCTTGAGAGCGGGAAGATCAATGCTGAAGATGTGAAATCTCTCTTAACCGAAATAGAAATCATGAGGGTCCAGAATGAGAACATGAAGGCCCGGCTCCTTGAAGCAAGTGTAGCAACGGGCAGGCACCTTCAGGAAATCAACAAATTGAAAGCTCATCTGGAACAGCTTACTGAGCCTCCTCTCTTTATTGCAACTATTCTTGAGGTAAACGGAGAAATTGCACTTATAAGGCAGCATGGGAATAATCAGGAGGTTCTTACCCAGATCCCTGAAGAGTGTATTGGAAAGATTGAGCCTGGCATGAGAGTTGCAGTAAATGGGGCCTACTCAATTATTTCCGTAGTCAGCAGAGCTGCCGATGTGCGGGCTCAGGTAATGGAACTCATTAACTCTCCTGGTGTGGACTACAGCATGATTGGCGGGCTGGATGACGTGCTTCAGGAAGTCCGGGAAAGCGTTGAATTGCCACTTACCGAACCCCAACTTTTCGAGGAAATCGGAATCGAACCTCCTTCAGGTGTCCTGCTCCACGGGGCTCCAGGTACGGGCAAGACTCTTATTGCAAAGGCTATAGCTTCTCATGCAAAAGCAACCTTTATCCGGATGTCGGGATCTGATCTGGTCCAGAAATTTGTAGGTGAAGGCTCAAGGCTTGTCAAAGACATTTTCCAGCTTGCTAGAGATAAGTCTCCAAGCATTCTCTTTATAGATGAAATCGATGCTGTTGGCAGCATGAGGACCTATGACGGAACCAGTGGCTCGGCCGAGGTCAACAGGACAATGCTTCAGCTCCTTGCGGAGATGGACGGTTTTGATCCTAAAGGCAATGTAAAGATCGTTGCTGCAACCAACAGGATTGATCTGCTCGATCCTGCTCTCCTCAGGCCTGGCAGGTTTGACAGATCTATCGAAGTTCCACTTCCTGACGAGAAAGGAAGGGCTGAAATTCTTAAAATTCACACTCGCAAGATGAACCTTGCAGATGATGTGGATTTCGAAAAACTGGCAAGAGTCATGACCGGTATGAGCGGGGCAGAAATCAGTGTTATCGTCAAAGAAGCCGGAATTTTTGTGCTGCGTAGGCGCGGTAAACAGATTACCATGGCAGATTTCCTGAAGGCACACGAAAAGGTCGTAAGCACTGAAGAACCTAAAATTCCTCAGGCTATGTTCGTATAA
- a CDS encoding adenylosuccinate synthase — MFTIITGAQFGDEGKGKIVDLLAKDYDIVARFQGGNNAGHTVRVGNEVYKLHLIPSGILLNARVLIGPGVVLNPEVLAKEIAMFEKHGIQVNAEKLGVDAKTSIIMPYHIEMDGLREESREKKIGTTKRGIGYAYIDKVARDEFRMAELVDQERFLARLEELAPQKEKEIATLGGDPKIVRDPALIERYLELGKQFATYITDVSREINKALDEGKHVMAEAAQGTHLDVIHGTQKFVTSSSTIAGSACANLGVGPTRVNNVIAIVKAYITRVGEGPLPTELTGELGERLQKAGGEFGTTTGRGRRCGWFDLPLLKKAIALNGYTEISLTKLDVLTGLNPIRICTGYTFKGENLDYPPELTADLAECMPVYEDLPGWETDLTEVKAFEELPENARNYVKRLEELMEVPINYISVGPGRAQTFKKE, encoded by the coding sequence ATGTTTACGATAATCACAGGCGCGCAGTTCGGCGACGAGGGAAAAGGCAAAATTGTTGACCTTCTTGCAAAAGATTACGACATTGTTGCCCGTTTCCAAGGAGGAAACAACGCAGGCCATACAGTCAGAGTAGGAAATGAGGTTTACAAATTACACCTGATTCCTTCGGGTATTTTACTTAATGCTAGAGTTCTAATAGGGCCTGGGGTTGTCCTGAATCCTGAGGTTCTTGCCAAAGAAATCGCAATGTTTGAAAAGCATGGCATACAGGTAAATGCCGAAAAACTCGGAGTCGATGCGAAGACAAGCATAATCATGCCTTACCACATCGAAATGGATGGACTAAGGGAAGAATCAAGGGAAAAGAAAATTGGGACTACAAAACGCGGAATAGGTTACGCGTATATCGATAAAGTAGCAAGAGACGAATTCCGCATGGCTGAGCTTGTAGACCAGGAACGTTTTCTTGCAAGACTTGAGGAACTTGCTCCCCAGAAAGAAAAGGAAATAGCAACACTGGGAGGAGATCCTAAAATCGTTAGAGACCCTGCACTAATTGAACGATATCTTGAGCTGGGAAAGCAGTTTGCCACTTATATAACAGATGTCTCCAGAGAAATCAATAAAGCTCTTGATGAAGGAAAACACGTGATGGCTGAAGCTGCTCAGGGTACACATCTCGATGTTATACACGGAACGCAGAAATTCGTAACTTCTTCTTCTACAATTGCAGGCTCTGCCTGTGCCAACCTCGGAGTTGGCCCTACAAGAGTAAATAATGTAATTGCTATAGTAAAAGCTTATATCACAAGAGTCGGTGAAGGCCCACTTCCAACGGAACTAACAGGAGAACTCGGGGAAAGACTACAAAAAGCCGGAGGAGAATTTGGGACTACTACTGGGAGAGGCAGAAGATGTGGATGGTTTGATTTACCTCTACTGAAGAAAGCTATTGCTCTTAATGGATATACCGAAATTTCCCTGACCAAACTGGATGTACTCACAGGCCTTAATCCAATCAGGATCTGTACCGGCTATACCTTCAAGGGGGAAAATCTTGATTATCCTCCAGAACTTACTGCTGATCTTGCCGAGTGCATGCCTGTTTACGAAGACCTTCCTGGCTGGGAAACTGACCTTACTGAAGTAAAAGCCTTCGAGGAACTTCCGGAAAACGCAAGAAACTATGTAAAAAGATTGGAAGAACTGATGGAAGTACCGATTAATTACATTTCAGTAGGTCCGGGCAGGGCGCAAACCTTTAAAAAAGAGTGA
- a CDS encoding DUF131 domain-containing protein, whose protein sequence is MRTSQDFLRVGTTVIFVGIIILFLGTVLTIIEHPSNSQTGGLIMIGPIPIVFGSSPEITTNMLGLGLIISILYLFLWKTKH, encoded by the coding sequence ATGCGTACATCTCAGGATTTTCTAAGAGTAGGCACAACGGTCATATTTGTTGGTATCATTATATTATTTTTAGGTACAGTTCTTACTATTATAGAGCACCCTTCAAACAGCCAGACGGGCGGACTGATAATGATCGGCCCAATCCCGATAGTTTTTGGCTCATCTCCTGAAATAACAACAAATATGCTGGGACTTGGATTAATAATCTCAATCCTCTATTTATTCCTATGGAAAACGAAACATTGA
- a CDS encoding geranylfarnesyl diphosphate synthase — MPVQVHGVILMNIEEWEEYRYVESGINSFIDQMDESSLKKMAEHVCNTGGKRIRPIILLLSSEICSGSYQQSLNAALAIELMHSASLIHDDLLDQGLVRRNLPSAPEKFGPSRALLCGDYLIAKCFEFISPYGEKVVRDFGKAGMDMAEGEVLDLRLDKDNFGENNYFECIYKKTASLFAISASIGAYTGGADEVLAERFNFFGNCLGTAYQIVDDILEFLEVVEGKESKFTSETLPHVYMKNMSKEEAIEKSTDAVKLRVNAAKDALLTFNECPAREKLFQITDYITVDMLEII; from the coding sequence ATGCCCGTCCAAGTACACGGAGTAATATTGATGAATATTGAAGAGTGGGAAGAATACAGATATGTCGAATCAGGAATAAATAGCTTCATTGATCAAATGGACGAATCCAGCTTAAAAAAAATGGCAGAACATGTCTGTAATACCGGAGGAAAGCGAATTAGACCAATCATCCTCCTTCTCTCCAGTGAGATCTGTTCAGGTTCGTACCAACAGAGCCTCAATGCAGCTCTTGCTATTGAATTGATGCACTCGGCTTCCCTCATCCATGATGACCTGCTGGATCAGGGGCTTGTTAGAAGAAATCTGCCTTCAGCCCCTGAAAAATTTGGCCCTTCTAGGGCTCTTCTTTGTGGCGATTACCTGATTGCAAAATGCTTTGAGTTTATTTCTCCATATGGGGAGAAAGTAGTCCGAGACTTCGGAAAAGCCGGGATGGATATGGCTGAAGGAGAAGTTCTTGATCTGAGACTCGATAAGGACAATTTCGGAGAAAATAACTATTTCGAATGCATTTACAAGAAAACGGCCTCTTTATTTGCCATTAGCGCTTCCATAGGGGCATACACTGGAGGTGCTGATGAAGTTCTGGCCGAGCGTTTTAATTTCTTTGGAAATTGCCTGGGAACTGCATACCAGATTGTTGACGACATTCTTGAGTTTCTTGAAGTGGTCGAAGGCAAGGAATCGAAATTCACATCTGAAACTCTGCCGCATGTTTACATGAAGAATATGTCAAAGGAAGAAGCAATAGAAAAATCTACAGATGCTGTAAAGCTGCGTGTTAATGCCGCAAAAGATGCCCTGTTGACATTTAATGAATGTCCGGCAAGGGAAAAACTCTTTCAGATTACTGATTATATAACTGTTGATATGCTTGAGATTATTTAA
- a CDS encoding DUF123 domain-containing protein → MDFSEKNGSLGRNVYSEKNDCSEKDSPEKNLFSGKGVYCLIFENRACKIEVGKKGEFSFSPGFHIYVGSALGPGGLKRLQRHINLSRNRDRNPKWHVDYLHLNPAFRLVSAVYAFTSERLECALANRVGRDSVSGFGCTDCKCSSHLFYRNKNPLPEITEAFEALGLSALVLEL, encoded by the coding sequence ATGGATTTTTCCGAAAAAAATGGTTCTCTGGGAAGAAACGTTTACTCTGAAAAAAATGACTGTTCTGAAAAAGATTCTCCTGAAAAAAATCTTTTTTCCGGAAAAGGCGTCTACTGCTTGATATTCGAAAACCGGGCCTGTAAGATTGAGGTCGGTAAAAAGGGAGAGTTCTCTTTCAGTCCAGGGTTTCATATCTATGTGGGGTCAGCTCTGGGGCCAGGAGGACTTAAAAGATTACAGAGGCACATCAACCTTTCCAGAAATCGTGACCGAAATCCCAAATGGCATGTTGATTATCTTCATCTGAACCCTGCTTTCAGGTTAGTTTCAGCGGTTTATGCTTTTACTTCTGAGCGGCTTGAATGTGCACTTGCCAACAGGGTAGGAAGGGATTCAGTTTCTGGTTTCGGGTGTACCGATTGTAAGTGCAGTTCTCATCTTTTTTATAGAAACAAAAATCCTCTTCCAGAGATTACTGAAGCTTTTGAAGCTCTTGGACTTTCTGCCCTTGTGCTGGAACTTTAA
- a CDS encoding TIGR00304 family protein, whose product MTDVSMLFSIGILTILIGFLLIMIGVALSLYQEYRSTQSYSNRTDTLERDSRFESTSNSESPLHEKTSERKGESEIKAGGVIMLGPIPIIFGSDKESTKTAAILAIILMLLSLLILRSSLI is encoded by the coding sequence TTGACTGATGTAAGCATGCTTTTTTCGATTGGAATTCTCACGATACTTATCGGATTTTTGCTAATTATGATCGGCGTAGCCTTAAGCCTGTACCAGGAATACAGATCAACGCAGAGCTACTCAAACAGAACAGACACACTCGAAAGAGACTCACGCTTTGAGAGCACTTCAAACTCTGAGAGCCCTCTCCATGAAAAAACCTCCGAAAGAAAAGGCGAATCCGAAATCAAAGCTGGAGGCGTAATCATGCTCGGCCCGATCCCAATCATCTTCGGAAGCGATAAAGAAAGTACAAAAACCGCCGCAATCCTCGCAATAATACTCATGCTTCTCAGCCTGCTGATCCTCAGATCCTCCTTAATCTAA
- a CDS encoding ADP-ribosylglycohydrolase family protein, translating to MKKKLRGYLFGTACADALGRPVEHLTLKQIRETYGEQGILELAPESPWTDDTQLMLVLARSLLRGAELELPELMNKIAEELIFWLDEPDLGAGATTKGAALNLRDGIHWSNSGLNSKTCGSLMRVGILGFIFRNDPEKLIKAASISGRITHTHPAADAASVAGAYAVKLALDGVEPEEMFEPLLEVTQGISQEFTQALESSYKTAYSSIGDEEGLKKLGQGWYADETFALAYFCILRYPNDYKKAVQTAVNITGDSDSVASVAGGILGSRLGIEGIPVSWIEALKENEKMEEMVGPLLEKYFQLSGSKLRS from the coding sequence TTGAAAAAAAAACTCCGTGGCTACCTTTTCGGCACAGCTTGCGCAGATGCCCTCGGCCGCCCTGTAGAACACCTGACCCTTAAACAGATAAGGGAGACATACGGAGAACAGGGAATTCTTGAGTTAGCCCCAGAGTCACCCTGGACTGATGATACCCAGTTGATGCTCGTACTTGCAAGAAGCCTGCTTCGAGGAGCAGAACTTGAACTTCCCGAGCTTATGAACAAAATCGCAGAAGAACTTATATTCTGGCTGGACGAACCTGACCTCGGTGCAGGAGCAACCACAAAAGGTGCAGCCCTGAACCTGAGAGACGGAATTCACTGGAGCAATTCGGGATTAAATTCAAAAACATGTGGAAGCCTCATGCGGGTTGGAATCCTTGGCTTTATTTTCCGGAACGACCCTGAAAAACTGATTAAAGCAGCTTCAATTTCCGGCAGAATAACTCACACCCATCCAGCTGCAGATGCTGCCTCGGTTGCAGGAGCATACGCTGTAAAATTAGCTCTTGATGGGGTGGAACCCGAGGAAATGTTTGAACCGCTTCTTGAGGTAACTCAGGGAATCTCTCAGGAATTCACCCAGGCACTGGAAAGTTCCTATAAAACTGCTTATAGTAGCATCGGAGATGAAGAAGGTTTGAAGAAACTCGGGCAGGGCTGGTATGCGGACGAAACTTTTGCACTGGCATACTTCTGCATATTACGTTACCCTAACGATTACAAAAAAGCGGTACAGACCGCAGTGAACATCACCGGAGATTCGGATTCGGTTGCTAGTGTGGCAGGAGGTATTCTTGGGTCCAGGCTGGGAATTGAAGGCATACCAGTTTCCTGGATTGAGGCACTTAAAGAGAACGAAAAAATGGAGGAAATGGTGGGGCCTCTGCTTGAAAAGTATTTTCAGCTTTCAGGAAGTAAATTGAGATCTTGA
- a CDS encoding radical SAM protein, producing the protein MRVYDSPVLKVNASTENEKIVLDTEGPLSQLAKPFLKRVNNIFAEEKPISVDENEIIFSTWIPPIPGPVFSRVIGAEIAAIRKKRVPDQFSIGITARCPNRCIHCGAAGIKPEKELTLDEISGAIDQSLDLGSYLISFDGGETMLRDDLVEMVARVDKSRAIATCLTSGFKLSEERAKELKAAGLYASRISLDSPVEAEHDRIRGREGAYRDSIAGIKNSIAAGILTDMFVVVSPHNIDDLEEFYNLAFNLGMHELSIYEIIAVGRWLEHEDEVIGEKDVSRLEKFQKKMNSKPEGPRVTAFPYFLGPSLFGCFAGRRWMHVASDGEVMPCAYTPLSFGNICEEPLEAIWKRMGKHKAYKKDNAVYCMMRNPDFRKEYIHTIPQGAKIPYRVK; encoded by the coding sequence ATGCGAGTATATGATAGTCCGGTACTTAAGGTAAATGCCAGTACAGAAAACGAAAAAATTGTGCTTGATACAGAAGGTCCTCTTTCCCAGCTTGCAAAACCTTTCCTCAAACGCGTAAACAACATTTTTGCGGAAGAAAAACCCATTTCAGTGGATGAAAACGAGATAATTTTCTCTACATGGATCCCACCTATTCCGGGGCCTGTTTTCAGTCGGGTGATAGGTGCTGAGATCGCAGCTATCCGGAAAAAAAGGGTCCCTGATCAGTTTTCAATAGGAATTACGGCTCGTTGTCCTAACCGCTGTATCCACTGTGGAGCAGCTGGTATCAAGCCAGAAAAAGAACTTACCCTGGATGAAATTTCCGGAGCTATAGACCAGAGCCTGGATCTTGGGTCTTATCTTATTTCTTTCGATGGCGGGGAGACCATGCTTCGGGATGATCTTGTAGAGATGGTAGCTAGAGTAGATAAATCCAGGGCAATTGCTACCTGTCTCACCTCAGGTTTCAAGCTTTCCGAAGAAAGGGCAAAGGAGCTTAAAGCCGCAGGGTTATATGCCTCAAGAATTAGTCTGGACAGCCCAGTTGAAGCCGAACATGACCGCATTAGGGGCCGAGAAGGTGCATATAGAGATTCAATTGCCGGAATCAAAAATTCAATAGCTGCCGGGATCCTTACTGATATGTTTGTGGTTGTTTCCCCTCACAATATCGATGACCTTGAAGAATTTTACAACCTTGCATTTAACCTTGGAATGCATGAGCTTTCTATCTATGAAATTATTGCCGTCGGGCGCTGGCTTGAACATGAGGATGAAGTAATAGGGGAAAAAGATGTCTCAAGGCTTGAGAAATTCCAGAAAAAAATGAACTCTAAACCTGAAGGTCCCAGAGTCACCGCGTTCCCGTATTTTTTGGGGCCGAGTCTTTTTGGGTGTTTTGCAGGAAGACGATGGATGCATGTCGCTTCGGATGGGGAAGTAATGCCGTGTGCCTACACTCCTCTATCTTTTGGAAATATCTGTGAAGAACCTCTGGAAGCTATCTGGAAGCGTATGGGTAAGCACAAAGCTTACAAAAAAGATAATGCCGTATATTGCATGATGCGCAACCCCGATTTCCGGAAGGAATATATTCATACAATACCTCAGGGCGCAAAGATTCCTTACAGAGTTAAATAA